ACAGTGTTACCTTCTTCATCGGAAAAGAAACTGGAGTAAACGATTTTCTCGGGTGCAATAATTTCACTGTATACAAATTTAACCCACATTACGTCGCCATCAGCAGGTTTCTGGCTGTAATGAAAAACACCACCCGGACGGAAATCTGATTTAGAAACCTCAAACATCCATCCTTTTGGCCCCCACCAGTTCTTTAGATGATCTGAATCAGTGAAAGCCTTAAACACAAGATCACGTGGAGCATTAAAAGTATGCATGACTTTGATTTGAGTTGACATAGTAATTCCTCCAATAGTTTTAGTGGTCCAAGTGTCCAAGGAGTGTCCAAGGGGACGGTTCTCATGGTCCCTTATTTTAATAGTAATGGCCAATGGACCTGTTAAATGACTCCTTACACACGCAGATATCCTCCTCATTGTCCCCAAAAAATGGCCACGAGAACCGTCCCCCTGGCCCCACCCCCGGCTCCTTTTAAGGTTTGTTTAAGGTTCGTCTTTAATAATGTCAATCATAGAGCAACACATGAGAGGAGAATGATGACATGAAGACGATGACCTTGAATGGCGTGAGAGGCAGATACGAGTTGAAGCATGAAATTTCCAAAATGGATTGCTTCCTCCTGAGAAATAGATTGAAGCATTTGATGCAGTCAGACCCCCATGCAAAGAATGATGGAAAATATTTAATCCGAAGTGTCTATTTCGACAACTTTGATAATAAAGTCTTGAACCAGAAAAAAGAAGGATTTATTGAGAGGGATAAGTTCCGGGTCAGGCTGTACGACCATAATACAAATCTCATTAACCTTGAAAAAAAGAGCAAGCGCAACAACATGACCTATAAACAAAAATGCAAGATTAGTGCGGAAGAATATGAACAAATCCGACTCGGCGATATTGCATGGATGGAAAACGACGCGAGATTACTTATCCAGGACTTATTTATACAAATGAATCTGTTTCAAATAAAGCCTTTCACCGTAGTCGACTATGAGAGGGAGGTATTCATTTATGAATATGGGAACGTCCGAGTCACCTTCGACAGCTCTATTAAAACAAGCTTCCGCAACAATGAAGTCTTGAATCCCGATATACCGATGGTTGAAACCAACCCGGATATTGTCATTCTTGAAGTGAAATATGACGAATTCCTGCCAGATACTATCAAATATCTCCTGCAGCTAGGCGACAGGCGCAGAGGAACTTACTCAAAATATCAAATCAGCCGGATGTTTGGCTAAACACTAGAAAAACTTTGGAGGAAAAAGAAAATGGAAATTACAAATTTTAAAGATATCTTCAAATCTAGCATTTTGGAAAAGACGAGCAGCATTTCGATTGTCGATGCCCTTATTGGTATGTTGGTGGCATTGGTTTTGGGATTGTTCATTTACATGATTTACAAGAAAACATTCACCGGGGTGATTTATTCCCACACCTTTAATATATCGCTCATCATTATGGCCTTGGCCACCGCCCTGATTATCATTGGAATTTCGTCCAACGTTCTCTTGTCGCTTGGTATGGTTGGTGCTTTATCGATTGTGCGTTTTAGGACCCCTATTAAAGATCCGATGGATATTGTTTATATCTTTTGGGCAATCGTTGTCGGCATTTTATGCGGGGCGGGCTTCATCGCGCTCGCAGTTACAGGCTCCCTTTTAATTGGACTAGTCTTATTTTTCTTTGTAAATAAAATCAAAATCGAGAACCCTTACCTTTTGGTAATAAGATACAATGAAAATTCGATTGAAAACTCATTAGAGCACGTCATTTCAGGACACGCCAAAAAGCATTCCCTTAAATCAAAATCCGTCATGCCTGGCAATGACTTTGAAGTAACCTATGAAATCCGTGTCAAAGAAAATGATATGAGCTTCATCAACAATATCTCCGCCATCGAAGGAGTAAAATCAGCCATTATGCTAAGCTATGACGGTAACTTTACAGCTTAAGCGGGTCCATGAGGTCCGTGGGGACGGTTCTTGTGGTCTTTATGACCACAAGAACCGTCCCCATTGTCATGCTTTAGAAATAAGTGTTTTAGAAACCCCAAGGATTCTAGCGGTTTGGCGTTGGGAAAGGCCTTTTATTTTTTTTGTTTTTTTGAGGATTTCATTTCTTTGGAGTCTAGGTAAACTTTTAACTTGGGCGATTTCAATTTCATATTCATTTAGCAATTTCTTAATCACGTCCCTGGCTTCCTCATCTGTTAATCTTCTTTCATCCACGTGGTGATCTAGACATTCATCCTGATTGGCCATTTCATTAAATTCTATAAATCTCTCTCTCGCCAGAATGTTATCCCTCGAAAACATTTCAAAAATGTAATCAGAGTCTAGCAATTTCCTTCTCTCATCGTGAGTACCGTAGTATTGCCGGCAACTGCTCCACCTCCATTCATCCACCCGCTTGACCATTCCTGCTTTAACTGGATTTTGATGGATATACCGTACCACGGTTAATAAGTACCGTATATTTTCTATATTCTCACTCTTAAACCTATCTTGAAAAAGATGCCCAGTTGTTCTGTATTTCCAGTTATAGTAGGAGACATAACTTACACCTATCCATTTAATTGTAGCGGACACATCTTCATTGCCCTCTTTTAATAGCAGGTGTACATGATTACTCATCAAACACCAACTGAAAATCCCCACCTCGGTTTTCAGCTTATATAAATGTATTAAATCAAGAAACTTCAAGCAGTCCTCATCATCATGGAAAACTTCCTGTCGATTGGCGCCTCGTAGCATAATATGATAGATTCCGCTCTTACTTTTAACTCTAGCTCCCCGTGGCATCTTAAACACCACAGGAAAACATCGGTCTATTCTTTTGCACTATTCCCCCCAAAAAACAACAAATTACAACGATAAGATAAACTTTCATTGATAGTTCCATTTACACTTCTCCCTTTTTTCCATAGGGACGGTTCTCATAGTTCTAGTGAGGTTAGGCCAAAAGAACCGTCACCATGATCTTCTATTTTTTAAAATGAGAATATTACTAGTTACTGGTAGACAATGGAGATTGATTCAAGAGTGGTTTGATTATAGAGGCAAGCCGTTAACAATTTGAATAATGAGTTACAAGAGGTAGTGCCATTGAATTGGGCAAAAAGGAAAATGATAGGTTAATAAGGTGGGTAAACAAAAGTGGAAACATTAATAGAATGAATGGAGGAAACACTATTACTATCAAAATTATCATACACCAATTTTCAAAATACTTCATTCATTTTTTGCTTACCCTGCTACTAAAATATATGAATAAAACTAATAGAACCTTCCAAACAAATATGGGCATTACCGTTGTTCCAGTAATGCCCCCGTTTAAGGCCAAGAGAACCGTCCCCATGTCCCGTCTCAGTAATATTGCGGCCAAGTAGAATAATGATAATTTGGTGGATAATACGCTGGTGCAGCGTACCCATTGTTATAGTAGTTATTTGAATATCGTGCATCTATTCTTCCATTTCGTCTTTCGCAGGATTTAGTTGGACCAATGAATGTAGATGGTTCAACTGGTTTAATTGCTTCTTTCCACTGATTTTCATCGAGGCAATAGGTATGGGCCATAATACTAGAGGGTGTCAACTTTAAGATATCTGATCCTAGGATGACTTCAGGCGTAGGTGCATTAAAAATGGCTAATAGGTGTGTGTTATCAACTGTCGCCACTTCATAATGCCACCAACCATGTGGAACGTTCGCTACTTGGCCAGGGGTAATCGGATAATTTTGGATTTGCTTGGTATATGGATTCAGGATAGATACAACTGCAGCACCAGAAATGCAGTAAACGAGTTCTGCAGCATTCTGGTGATAATGTGGTTCAATCACGTTATTATTGCTTAAAAATATATCAAGTAAAGACACATTTTCAAGTGTATTAAGCTGTTTAATCCCTAAAACATTAATGTAGTTTTGATTATCCTTTTTCATTACAGGGCTTGTATTTATATCAAAAGTGAATTGTGCCGAGGATGAGGAATAGTCCAAATTAGTAACCATATAAATTTCCTTCCTTCATCTATTAGTTTTTACTACAAACTAATTTATGCAACTTCCTTGGGGACGGTTCTCCTGGTCTTATGTTTTAGTGCGGACCACAAGAACCGTCCCCACGGTCACCCCTGATATCAGCCTCAACCCTGCTCATAAACTCTTCTACTGCGCTATACCCTTGTTGCTTTAAGTACCAGTTATTTGCGGCTGCCTCAATTAGCCCTGCCACGTCACGTCCAGGCTGAAGCTGGATTTCCATTGTGGGGATTTTTACTCCCATATAGTCGGTATAATGATATTCCTGTTCTAAGTCGTTATATAAGGCATCCTTTTCCCACTTCGTTAAATGGATATCAAGGGAAATTCGTGTTTCATCTTGGAACGCCTTACGACCGTACAAGCGGACCACATTTAACAACCCAATACTACGGAGAGCCAAAAATTCCCTCGTCTTTCCATCATGTGTCCCCAGTATGGTTTGCGTACTCAGTTTCTTTAGGACA
This Neobacillus sp. YX16 DNA region includes the following protein-coding sequences:
- a CDS encoding transposase, with the translated sequence MPRGARVKSKSGIYHIMLRGANRQEVFHDDEDCLKFLDLIHLYKLKTEVGIFSWCLMSNHVHLLLKEGNEDVSATIKWIGVSYVSYYNWKYRTTGHLFQDRFKSENIENIRYLLTVVRYIHQNPVKAGMVKRVDEWRWSSCRQYYGTHDERRKLLDSDYIFEMFSRDNILARERFIEFNEMANQDECLDHHVDERRLTDEEARDVIKKLLNEYEIEIAQVKSLPRLQRNEILKKTKKIKGLSQRQTARILGVSKTLISKA
- a CDS encoding SRPBCC domain-containing protein; protein product: MSTQIKVMHTFNAPRDLVFKAFTDSDHLKNWWGPKGWMFEVSKSDFRPGGVFHYSQKPADGDVMWVKFVYSEIIAPEKIVYSSFFSDEEGNTVRAPFHENWPMETLNTITFNEEEGKTTLTMIVAPGSPTEEEVKTFEDSKEMAQEGYSGTYRQLDEYLTKIKTV
- a CDS encoding cupin domain-containing protein — protein: MVTNLDYSSSSAQFTFDINTSPVMKKDNQNYINVLGIKQLNTLENVSLLDIFLSNNNVIEPHYHQNAAELVYCISGAAVVSILNPYTKQIQNYPITPGQVANVPHGWWHYEVATVDNTHLLAIFNAPTPEVILGSDILKLTPSSIMAHTYCLDENQWKEAIKPVEPSTFIGPTKSCERRNGRIDARYSNNYYNNGYAAPAYYPPNYHYSTWPQYY
- a CDS encoding polyphosphate polymerase domain-containing protein translates to MKTMTLNGVRGRYELKHEISKMDCFLLRNRLKHLMQSDPHAKNDGKYLIRSVYFDNFDNKVLNQKKEGFIERDKFRVRLYDHNTNLINLEKKSKRNNMTYKQKCKISAEEYEQIRLGDIAWMENDARLLIQDLFIQMNLFQIKPFTVVDYEREVFIYEYGNVRVTFDSSIKTSFRNNEVLNPDIPMVETNPDIVILEVKYDEFLPDTIKYLLQLGDRRRGTYSKYQISRMFG
- a CDS encoding DUF4956 domain-containing protein; translated protein: MEITNFKDIFKSSILEKTSSISIVDALIGMLVALVLGLFIYMIYKKTFTGVIYSHTFNISLIIMALATALIIIGISSNVLLSLGMVGALSIVRFRTPIKDPMDIVYIFWAIVVGILCGAGFIALAVTGSLLIGLVLFFFVNKIKIENPYLLVIRYNENSIENSLEHVISGHAKKHSLKSKSVMPGNDFEVTYEIRVKENDMSFINNISAIEGVKSAIMLSYDGNFTA